One genomic window of Mycteria americana isolate JAX WOST 10 ecotype Jacksonville Zoo and Gardens chromosome Z, USCA_MyAme_1.0, whole genome shotgun sequence includes the following:
- the PLK2 gene encoding serine/threonine-protein kinase PLK2: MELLRTIAYPPGGGGAKGCEAALGRAAGGESRRKKAEEQPHQHQHAHPAAEVSRIITDPTTGKRYCRGKVLGKGGFAKCYEMTDLTTNKVYAAKIIPHSRVAKPHQREKIDKEIELHRMLNHRHVVQFYHYFEDRENIYILLEYCSRRSMAHILKARKVLTEPEVRYYLRQIVSGLKYLHEQEILHRDLKLGNFFINENMELKLGDFGLAARLEPLEHRRRTICGTPNYLSPEVLNKQGHGCESDIWALGCVMYTMLLGRPPFETTNLKETYRCIREARYSLPSSLLAPAKHLIASMLSKNPEDRPSLDEIIRHEFFLQGFTPDRLSASCCHTVPDFHLSSPAKNFFKKAAAALFGGKKDKARYFDTHNRLAKEDEEIYKLRHDLKKTSITQQPHKHRTDEEIQPLITTVAKPGALPETKQIGDSIRMIVRGTLGSCSSSSECLEDSTMGSVADTVAKVLRGCLENMPEADGIPKEQLTASFQWVTKWVDYSNKYGFGYQLSDHTVGVLFNNGVHMSLLPDKKTVHYYAELGQCSVFSATEAPEQFISQVTVLKYFSHYMEENLMDGGDLPSLMDVRRPRLYLLQWLKSDKALMMLFNDGTFQVNFYHDHTKIIICNQSEEYLLTYINEERISTTFRLTTLLVSGCSLELKHRMEYALNMLLQRCN; encoded by the exons ATGGAGCTGCTGCGGACCATCGCCTacccgccgggcggcggcggcgccaaGGGCTGCGAGGCGGCGCTGGGCAGAGCGGCCGGCGGCGAGTCGCGGAGGAAGAAGGCGGAGGAGCAGCCGCACCAGCACCAGCACGCCCACCCCGCCGCCGAGGTCTCCCGGATTATAACCGACCCCACGACGGGGAAGCGTTACTGCCGCGGCAAAGTGCTCGGAAAG GGTGGATTCGCCAAGTGTTATGAGATGACAGATTTGACAACAAATAAAGTTTATGCTGCAAAAATCATTCCTCACAGCAGAGTAGCAAAACCTCATCAAAGggaaaag ATTGATAAAGAGATTGAGCTGCACAGAATGCTTAATCATAGACATGTTGTGCAGTTTTACCACTACTTCGAAGACAGAGAGAATATTTACATTCTTCTGGAGTACTGCAGTAGAAGG tcAATGGCTCACATCTTAAAAGCGAGGAAGGTATTGACAGAACCAGAAGTACGATACTACCTCAGGCAAATTGTGTCAGGGCTAAAATATCTTCATGAACAGGAAATCTTGCACAGGGATCTTAAACTTG GTAACTTCTTCATTAATGAGAACATGGAACTGAAACTGGGTGACTTTGGCTTGGCAGCTAGGCTGGAACCACTGGAGCACAGGAGGAG AACAATATGTGGCACACCAAATTACCTCTCTCCAGAAGTCCTCAACAAACAAGGGCATGGCTGTGAATCTGACATCTGGGCCTTAGGCTGTGTAAT GTATACAATGCTGTTGGGAAGACCCCCATTTGAGACCACAAATCTTAAAGAAACGTACAGATGTATAAGGGAAGCAAGATACAGCCTGCCTTCATCTCTCTTAGCACCTGCGAAACACTTAATAGCTAGTATGTTGTCAAAAAATCCCGAAGATCGGCCCAGCTTAGATGAAATAATTCGGCATGAATTTTTCTTACAG GGCTTTACACCTGATAGACTTTCTGCTAGCTGTTGTCACACCGTTCCTGACTTCCATTTGTCAAGTCCTGCTAAAAATTTCTTcaaaaaagcagctgctgctctctttGGTGGTAAAAAGGATAAAGCCAGATACTTCGACACACATA ACAGACTAGctaaagaagatgaagaaatctACAAGCTCCGGCATGATTTGAAGAAGACATCGATAACCCAGCAGCCCCACAAACACAGAACAGATGAG GAGATCCAGCCTCTTATCACAACGGTAGCGAAGCCGGGAGCATTACCAGAAACTAAGCAGATTGGAGACTCTATTCGGATGATAGTGAGAGGAACTTTGGGAAGCTGCAGCAGTAGCAGTGAAT GCCTGGAAGACAGTACCATGGGAAGCGTTGCTGATACAGTCGCAAAGGTATTGCGAGGATGTCTGGAGAACATGCCAGAAGCAGACGGCATTCCCAAAGAACAGCTGACAGCATCCTTCCAGTGGGTTACAAAGTGGGTGGACTATTCTAACAAGTACGGCTTTGGGTACCAGCTGTCAGATCACACCGTTGGTGTCCTTTTCAACAATGGGGTGCATATGAGCCTTCTGCCAGACAAAAA GACAGTTCACTACTATGCTGAGCTAGGCCAGTGCTCTGTCTTCTCAGCCACAGAGGCTCCTGAACAGTTCATTAGCCAAGTGACTGTACTGAAGTATTTCTCTCACTACATGGAAGAGAACCTCATGGAT GGAGGAGATTTGCCCAGCCTAATGGATGTACGCAGGCCCAGGCTTTACCTCTTGCAGTGGCTTAAATCTGATAAAGCATTAATGATGCTCTTCAATGATGGCACGTTTCAA GTGAACTTCTATCACGATCACACAAAAATCATCATTTGCAATCAGAGTGAGGAGTATCTCCTTACCTACATCAATGAAGAGAGGATATCCACAACGTTTCGTCTGACAACTCTTCTGGTTTCTGGATGCTCATTGGAACTAAAACACAGAATGGAATATGCTCTGAACATGCTGCTGCAGCGATGTAACTGA